A genomic window from Thunnus thynnus chromosome 12, fThuThy2.1, whole genome shotgun sequence includes:
- the LOC137194738 gene encoding uncharacterized protein has protein sequence MDSGAAGTMEVAALGRPFSLGMLYDCRNDSLIPGMALWDHDDLVKNIQERPQHYNNFDIVASESIADKFSALHVEASLKASFFSGLVEVGGSAKYLNDSKTSKNQARVTLKYQANTKIKELSMNHLGRDNVKHPYVFDKGIATHVVTAILYGAQAFFVFDREVSDEESYEDIQGNMKVMIKKIPCLTLEGEGFPQMDDKDFERAEKFSCIFHGDLLLEKTPTSFQDAVQVYQSLPQLLGTNGENAVPVKVWLMPLVSLDSSAAKLVHQISIRLVQESQSVLEDFTELGNRCNDTIRTTTAQQFPQIGKKLKDFAKFCSEFKLEFQQILAKKLPSIRGGGEEEAVLADILKRRHSSPFNSKNLHEWMDCKEREICILKSYTEMMKNTKIVPSQNGLDEDIVSAEHAVCFVFTSLGSAEPYLSALSNNLKETPKPDDLQDPHCHDIEREQWYASPEVSDRMRDKAKLFSDFAEANKEKENIKFLTVGLTNETQKGSSIYLYKDGFSVSENFEPPSKPETVTAGDVTHNSVTLKICPPRFGAENITSYSVEYCVSGEDGWQQKPAPKAEEVTMSGLTPNTGYIFRCRAVTSVGVGPASEVSSPIKTLPCSPPGKPQVETNSSEISVSWEKPAEIGQGVHILNYIVEYAQTDKDMKEEDLQWNHMKSRAEKGIISGLHSKREYAVRVRCDCGISGISKESITVNVCTTKVNTSESINSESPSLYKLPLKEEDMKIDGCRRYNFGKESMRQNRTIMFFGATGSGKSTLINGMINYIVGVEWKDNFRFKLIDEDQSKSQAESQTSEVTVYKINHQYGFKTPFSLTIVDTPGLGDTRQIERDKEITEQLRNLFSSEFGVSEIDAVCFVVSAALTRLTPSQKYVFDSVLSIFGKDVAENIRVLVTFTDGKRPPVLEAINASGVPCPKTKDGLPVHFKFNNSVLFADSKSSAANSSDGDDEDESFDQMFWDMGMKSMKSFFIALNFIDTKSLTMTKENLRERKQLENSVEILQKQVKLGLAKLEEIKEMTEKLKEHEAAISRNENFEFEFTVRKPVQVDISGTGNYINCQLCQHSYHDNCHYANDFGPASEISSSIKTLPCSPPGKPQVETNTSEISVSWEKPAEIGQDVQIFSYIVEYAQKEKGVKDEDLQWNQMVSRAEKGIISGLQSETEYAVRIRCDCGGGGRSKESIAVNVCTTKFTRLVEILKHGSESINSESPSLYKLPLKEEDMNIDGCRRYNFGKESMRQNRNIMLFGATGSGKSTLINGMINYVVGVEWKDNFRFKLIDEDQSKSQAESQTSEVTVYKINHQEGFKIPFSLTIVDTPGFGDARGIERDREITEQLHNLFSATLGVSEIDAVCFVAQAGLARLTLSQKYVFDSVLSIFGKDVAENIRVLVTFADGQHPPVLEAINASGVPCPKTKDGLPIHFKFNNSALFADNKSSAAKNTDEDDEDGGFDQMFWDMGTRSMKRFFVALNDIDTKSLKMTKEVLREREPLENSVENLQKQVKLGLAKLEEIKETTEKLKEHEAEISRNENFAFEVTIKKPVQVDISDTRNYITNCQQCHYTCHYPCAYADDAEKKHCSSMGSGGYCTQCPGKCYWNVHFNQKYRWDYKEVKEKRTVKELKEKYLKVTEAEMPVQALFEKLKAEYDRVQVEVVTLMERSAKCLNRLKEIALKPNPLSTPEYIDMLIEGEKSEAKPGWNQRVQSLMAMREKAEFMVKVERGETLLQRP, from the exons ATGGACTCCGGCGCCGCGGGGACAATGGAGGTGGCAGCACTCGGCCGGCCTTTTAGCCTTGGGATGCTGTATGACTGCCGCAATGACTCACTCATCCCTG GCATGGCATTGTGGGACCATGATGACCTGGTAAAGAATATACAAGAAAGACCACAGCACTACAACAATTTTGACATAGTTGCATCTGAATCAATTGCAGATAAATTTTCAGCATTACATGTAGAAGCATCCCTCAAGGCAAGTTTCTTTAGTGGACTGGTAGAGGTTGGAGGATCTGCCAAATACCTGAATGATagtaaaacatccaaaaatcaGGCCAGAGTAACACTGAAGTACCAAGCAAACACAAAGATTAAGGAACTGTCAATGAATCATCTTGGAAGAGACAATGTGAAGCATCCGTATGTCTTTGATAAAGGAATAGCAACACATGTAGTCACAGCTATCCTTTATGGGGCACAAGCCTTCTTTGTCTTCGACCGTGAGGTGTCTGATGAAGAAAGTTATGAAGACATTCAGGGCAACATGAAGGTGATGATCAAGAAAATCCCCTGCCTCACACTAGAGGGGGAAGGTTTCCCCCAAATGGATGACAAGGACTTTGAAAGGGCGGAGAAGTTCTCCTGCATATTCCATGGAGACCTTTTACTGGAGAAAACTCCAACATCCTTTCAGGATGCCGTACAAGTCTACCAAAGCCTGCCACAATTGCTGGGAACAAATGGAGAAAATGCTGTACCAGTAAAGGTCTGGCTGATGCCACTTGTGAGTTTAGATTCTTCTGCTGCTAAACTTGTCCATCAGATAAGTATAAGATTAGTGCAGGAATCCCAGAGTGTCCTGGAGGATTTCACTGAGCTGGGAAATAGGTGCAATGACACAATAAGAACCACCACTGCACAGCAGTTCCCACAGATTGGTAAAAAACTTAAAGATTTTGCAAAATTTTGCTCTGAGTTCAAACTGGAATTCCAGCAAATCTTAGCAAAGAAACTTCCATCAATccggggaggaggggaagaggaggctGTGCTTGCAGATATCCTGAAGAGGAGACATTCTTCTCCTTTCAACAGCAAAAACCTCCATGAGTGGATGGActgtaaagagagagaaatctgCATCTTAAAATCTTAcactgaaatgatgaaaaacaccaaGATCGTCCCATCTCAAAATGGGCTTGATGAGGACATTGTCAGCGCAGaacatgctgtgtgttttgttttcacctcaCTGGGAAGTGCTGAACCGTACCTCTCAGCTTTATCAAACAACTTAAAAGAAACACCCAAACCAGACGACCTCCAAGATCCACATTGTCATGACATAGAGAGGGAACAATGGTACGCCTCACCAGAAGTATCAGATAGAATGAGGGACAAAGCAAAGCTTTTCAGTGATTTTGCAGAGGCCAacaaggagaaggagaacatAAAGTTCCTGACAGTAGGTTTAACAAATGAGACACAGAAAGGTTCAAGCATTTACCTTTATAAAGACGGCTTTTCTGTCAGTGAGAACTTTGAGCCGCCCTCAAAGCCTGAAACAGTGACAGCAGGTGATGTTACCCACAACAGTGTGACACTGAAGATTTGTCCACCAAGATTTGGAGCAGAGAACATCACCTCCTACTCTGTAGAGTACTGTGTCagtggagaggatggatggCAACAAAAACCAGCACCAAAAGCTGAAGAAGTCACCATGAGCGGTCTGACTCCTAACACAGGGTATATATTCAGATGCAGAGCAGTGACCTCAGTAGGTGTTGGGCCAGCCAGTGAAGTCAGCAGTCCCATTAAAACCTTACCTTGTAGCCCTCCTGGAAAACCTCAAGTTGAAACAAACTCAAGTGAGATATCAGTTAGCTGGGAGAAACCTGCAGAGATTGGACAAGGTGTCCACATTTTGAACTACATCGTGGAGTACGCTcaaacagacaaagacatgaaagaAGAAGATCTTCAGTGGAACCACATGAAGTCAAGAGCTGAAAAGGGGATAATTTCAGGGCTTCATTCAAAGAGAGAATATGCTGTCAGGGTCAGATGTGACTGTGGTATATCTGGCATTAGCAAAGAAAGCATCACTGTGAATGTGTGCACAACAAAAGTGAACACAAGTGAAAGCATAAATTCTGAATCCCCCTCACTTTACAAACTGCCTCTGAAAGAAGAAGATATGAAAATAGATGGTTGCCGGAGGTATAACTTCGGCAAAGAAAGCATGAGACAAAATCGCACTATAATGTTTTTTGGAGCGACCGGCTCAGGAAAGTCCACCCTCATCAATGGAATGATCAACTACATTGTTGGTGTAGAGTGGAAGGACAATTTCagatttaaattaattgatgAGGATCAGTCAAAATCACAAGCTGAAAGCCAGACCTCTGAAGTCACTGTGTACAAAATCAACCACCAATACGGGTTTAAAACCCCCTTCTCTCTGACCATTGTGGACACTCCAGGCTTAGGGGATACAAGACAAAtcgaaagagacaaagagatcACAGAGCAGCTGCGTAATCTCTTCTCCTCTGAGTTTGGTGTCAGTGAAATTgatgctgtgtgttttgtagtTTCAGCTGCGTTAACACGACTCACACCATCACAGAAGTATGTGTTTGATTCTGTGCTTTCAATCTTTGGCAAAGATGTGGCAGAAAACATCAGGGTTCTGGTGACATTCACAGACGGCAAACGTCCACCAGTCCTAGAGGCAATCAATGCTTCAGGTGTCCCATGTCCTAAAACAAAAGACGGGCTGCCAGTTCACTTCAAATTCAATAATTCAGTGTTATTTGCAGACAGCAAATCATCTGCAGCAAATAGCTCAGAtggagatgatgaagatgaaagcTTTGATCAGATGTTTTGGGACATGGGAATGAAAAGTATGAAGAGTTTTTTTATTGCTCTGAATTTCATAGACACCAAAAGCTTGACAATGACAAAGGAGAACctcagagaaagaaagcagcTTGAGAATTCAGTTGAAATATTGCAGAAGCAGGTTAAACTTGGGTTAGCCAAACTTGAGGAAATAAAAGAGAtgactgaaaaactgaaagagcATGAGGCAGCGATCAGCAGAAATGAGAATTTTGAGTTTGAATTCACCGTCAGAAAGCCTGTTCAGGTAGATATTTCTGGTACTGGAAATTACATCAATTGTCAGCTGTGTCAACATTCCTACCATGATAATTGTCACTATGCAAATGATTTTGGGCCAGCCAGTGAAATCAGCAGCTCCATTAAAACCTTACCTTGCAGCCCTCCTGGAAAACCTCAAGttgaaacaaacacaagtgaGATATCAGTTAGTTGGGAGAAACCTGCTGAGATTGGACAAGATGTCCAAATTTTCAGCTACATTGTGGAGTACGCTCAAAAAGAGAAAGGGGTGAAAGATGAAGATCTCCAGTGGAACCAAATGGTGTCAAGAGCTGAAAAGGGGATAATTTCAGGACTTCAGTCAGAGACAGAATATGCTGTCAGGATCAGGTGTGATTGTGGTGGAGGTGGCAGAAGCAAAGAAAGCATCGCTGTGAATGTCTGCACAACAAAATTTACACGACTCGTGGAAATCCTCAAACATGGAAGCGAAAGCATAAATTCTGAATCCCCCTCACTTTATAAACTtcctctgaaagaagaagaTATGAACATAGATGGTTGCCGGAGGTATAACTTCGGCAAAGAAAGCATGAGACAGAATCGCAATATAATGCTTTTTGGAGCAACTGGATCAGGAAAGTCCACCCTCATCAATGGAATGATCAACTATGTTGTTGGTGTAGAGTGGAAGGACAATTTCagatttaaattaattgatgAGGATCAGTCAAAATCACAAGCTGAAAGCCAGACCTCTGAAGTCACTGTGTACAAAATCAACCACCAAGAGGGGTTTAAAATCCCCTTCTCTCTGACCATTGTGGACACTCCAGGCTTTGGAGATGCAAGAGGcatagaaagagacagagagatcaCAGAGCAGCTACATAATCTCTTTTCTGCTACACTTGGTGTCAGTGAAATTgatgctgtgtgttttgtagcTCAAGCTGGTTTAGCACGACTCACACTATCACAGAAGTATGTGTTTGATTCTGTGCTTTCAATCTTTGGGAAAGATGTGGCAGAAAACATCAGGGTTCTGGTGACATTCGCAGACGGCCAACACCCACCAGTTCTAGAGGCAATAAATGCTTCAGGTGTCCCATGTCCTAAAACAAAAGACGGGCTGCCAATTCACTTCAAATTCAATAACTCAGCGTTATTTGCAGACAACAAATCATCTGCAGCtaaaaacacagatgaagatgatgaagatggagGCTTTGATCAGATGTTTTGGGACATGGGAACAAGAAGTATGAAGAGGTTTTTTGTTGCGTTGAATGACATAGACACTAAAAGCTTGAAAATGACGAAGGAGGTCCTCAGAGAAAGAGAGCCGCTCGAGAATTCAGTTGAAAATTTGCAGAAGCAGGTTAAACTTGGGTTAGCCAAGCTTGAGGAGATAAAAGAGACgactgaaaaactgaaagagcATGAGGCAGAGATCAGCAGAAATGAGAATTTTGCGTTTGAAGTCACCATCAAAAAGCCTGTTCAAGTAGATATTTCTGATACTAGAAATTACATCACCAATTGTCAGCAGTGTCACTATACCTGCCACTATCCTTGTGCCTATGCAGATGATGCAGAAAAGAAACACTGTTCATCAATGGGATCAGGTGGATACTGTACTCAGTGCCCCGGCAAATGTTATTGGAATGTACATTTTAATCAGAAGTACAGATGGGACTATAAGGAGGTTAAAGAAAAACGAACAGTGAAAGAGCTGAAAGAAAAGTACCTAAAAGTCACAGAGGCTGAGATGCCTGTTCAGGCTTTGTTTGAAAAACTGAAGGCTGAATATGATCGTGTCCAGGTGGAGGTGGTGACATTAATGGAGAGGTCTGCAAAGTGTTTAAATAGACTCAAAGAGATAGCCCTGAAGCCAAATCCTCTCTCCACTCCAGAGTACATTGACATGCTTATTGAGGGAGAGAAATCTGAGGCCAAACCAGGATGGAATCAACGAGTTCAGTCTCTGATGGCCATGAGAGAAAAAGCAGAGTTCATGGTTAaagtagagagaggagagacactcCTCCAGAGGCcatga
- the LOC137194737 gene encoding stonustoxin subunit alpha-like, whose translation MDFEHNKTISVAALGRPFNIGMLYDCRNDSLVPGISLWDHNDLLEHIGERPHFHNDFEVVTSESTEGKSSALNVDASLKASFMTGLVEVEGSAKYLKNQKTSKNQVRVTLKYEATTKFQELSMNHLGRGNVKHQYVFDKGVATHVVTAILYGAQAFFVFDREVSKEEDLQDIQGKLKLTIKKIPSLSIEGEGNLHMEDKDSTSMEKFTCKFHGDFFLEKNPMSFQDAVQVYQSLPKLLDANRENVVPLKVWLLPLTCLNSGATQLVRQISAPLVRRTLNLLEDMSELEMRCNDALKSTIAQQFPEVGKNLKMFKELCFDFKMEFQRDLAKKLPSIRGGEEDEDALSEILRKSQSSLFKNTNLNKWMDCKEKEIYNFMSFTNMMKNTKIVPSENDLYKEIVGAEHAVCFVFTLLGSAEPYLSALSNNPDYTQQPQTENAEKEWFFSRGDEVMDDEVRRKAQLFSDFAEANKEDNTIKFLTVGLPNEAQKGPRIYLYKEGFPVNEDFEPPSKPEVETPSEITQDSVTLKISPPKYGAENIISYSVEYCVSGEAEWQQTRASTAGEDAKNAEVKVNSLKPAIQYIFRCRAVTSAGVGAATEVTIHTPYK comes from the exons ATGGACTTTGAACACAACAAGACGATAAGTGTTGCTGCGCTTGGACGGCCTTTTAACATTGGGATGCTGTATGACTGCCGCAATGACTCACTCGTCCCTG GCATATCATTGTGGGACCACAATGATCTGTTAGAACATATAGGAGAAAGACCTCACTTCCACAATGACTTTGAGGTAGTTACATCTGAATCAACTGAGGGCAAATCTTCAGCACTTAATGTTGATGCATCCCTGAAGGCAAGTTTCATGACTGGACTGGTAGAGGTTGAAGGATCTGCCAAATACCTGAAGAATCAGAAGACATCCAAAAATCAAGTCAGAGTAACACTGAAGTATGAAGCTACCACAAAGTTCCAGGAACTTTCGATGAATCATCTTGGAAGAGGCAATGTGAAGCATCAGTATGTCTTTGATAAAGGAGTAGCAACACATGTAGTCACAGCTATCCTTTATGGGGCACAAGCCTTCTTTGTCTTCGACCGTGAGGTGTCTAAAGAGGAGGATCTTCAAGACATTCAAGGCAAATTGAAGTTGACAATCAAGAAGATTCCCAGCCTTTCGATAGAAGGTGAAGGGAACCTACATATGGAAGACAAGGACAGTACAAGTATGGAGAAATTCACCTGCAAATTCCATGGAGACTTTTTCCTTGAGAAAAACCCAATGTCTTTTCAGGATGCAGTACAAGTCTATCAAAGCCTGCCAAAACTTCTGGATGCAAATAGAGAAAATGTTGTACCACTGAAGGTCTGGCTGTTGCCATTGACATGCCTAAATTCAGGTGCTACTCAGCTAGTACGACAGATAAGTGCACCGTTAGTACGCAGAACGCTGAATCTCTTAGAGGACATGTCTGAGCTGGAAATGAGGTGCAATGATGCACTGAAAAGCACAATTGCACAGCAGTTCCCAGAGGTTGgcaaaaatcttaaaatgtttaaagaacTTTGCTTTGATTTCAAGATGGAATTCCAACGAGACTTGGCAAAGAAACTTCCATCAATccggggaggagaggaagatgaggatgCACTCTCAGAGATCCTGAGAAAAAGTCAATCTTCTctcttcaaaaacacaaacctgaACAAGTGGATGGATtgtaaagagaaagaaatctACAACTTCATGTCTTTCAccaacatgatgaaaaacaccAAGATCGTTCCATCTGAAAATGACCTGTATAAGGAAATTGTCGGTGCAGaacatgctgtgtgttttgtgttcacCTTATTGGGAAGTGCTGAACCGTACCTCTCAGCTTTGTCAAACAACCCAGATTATACTCAACAACCACAAACTGAAAACGCAGAAAAGGAATGGTTCTTTTCAAGAGGTGATGAAGTGATGGATGATGAAGTGAGGCGTAAAGCACAGCTCTTCAGTGATTTTGCAGAAGCCAACAAGGAGGACAACACCATTAAGTTCCTAACAGTGGGTTTACCAAATGAGGCACAGAAAGGTCCACGCATCTACCTTTATAAAGAAGGTTTTCCTGTCAATGAGGACTTTGAGCCACCGTCAAAGCCTGAAGTAGAAACACCAAGTGAAATAACTCAGGACAGCGTGACACTGAAAATTTCTCCACCCAAATATGGAGCAGAGAACATCATCTCATACTCTGTTGAGTACTGTGTCAGTGGAGAGGCTGAATGGCAACAAACAAGAGCATCAACAGCTGGAGAAGACGCGAAAAATGCAGAAGTTAAAGTGAACAGTCTGAAGCCTgccatacagtatatattcagaTGCAGAGCAGTGACCTCAGCAGGTGTTGGGGCAGCCACAGAAGTCACAATACATACACCCTATAAATAA